In Parasegetibacter sp. NRK P23, a single genomic region encodes these proteins:
- a CDS encoding Hint domain-containing protein, which translates to MKTKLLLVITIAFLSIHIQAQDTKPRAITADEYALAKTALVKDLDKDTYVKLSPKYVLDRYEMKKPYFITGDDGLRKRIDLYKLIARDSMQELGTILFYTTEKGKLYTACIPSLPSEGKVWERYFEDIHAIDKEEKNFVLKLSYVLSREFSFLLGRASGKGGPVEDANYGNEICFPGSGDVLMANGSYKKMSEVKEGDEVVTIHPHTLKASIHKVTDVAVHTPKNYAVTTLTLIKDEVLESAVGKEVRLSVKSLSATPNHPVSYGDISVEMGRIPVGAQLLCRNETGGWSRYQVVLKEEKAHGVQPVFSINTADGSALVVDGVLVLQKK; encoded by the coding sequence ATGAAAACAAAATTGCTACTGGTTATTACAATAGCCTTCCTTTCAATTCATATCCAGGCGCAGGATACCAAACCGCGCGCCATTACCGCCGATGAATATGCGCTCGCCAAAACCGCGCTGGTAAAGGACCTGGATAAGGATACTTATGTGAAGCTCTCTCCCAAATATGTGCTGGACAGATACGAAATGAAAAAGCCCTACTTCATCACAGGCGATGACGGACTCCGTAAAAGGATCGATCTTTACAAACTCATCGCCCGCGACAGTATGCAGGAACTGGGCACCATTCTTTTCTACACCACAGAGAAAGGAAAGTTATACACCGCCTGTATTCCCTCTCTGCCCAGTGAGGGAAAAGTATGGGAGCGTTATTTCGAAGACATTCATGCCATCGACAAGGAAGAAAAAAACTTCGTGTTGAAATTGTCGTATGTGCTTTCCCGTGAATTCAGTTTTCTGCTGGGGCGGGCATCGGGTAAAGGTGGTCCCGTGGAAGATGCGAATTACGGCAACGAAATTTGTTTCCCCGGCTCCGGTGATGTGCTGATGGCCAACGGGAGCTATAAAAAAATGAGCGAGGTAAAAGAAGGGGATGAGGTGGTGACCATTCACCCGCATACTTTGAAAGCATCCATTCATAAGGTGACGGACGTGGCCGTACATACGCCGAAGAATTACGCGGTTACCACGCTTACACTCATTAAGGATGAAGTGCTGGAAAGCGCGGTGGGCAAGGAAGTGCGCCTTTCAGTGAAAAGTCTGTCCGCAACGCCGAATCACCCCGTTTCCTATGGAGACATTTCCGTTGAAATGGGCCGTATCCCTGTAGGCGCGCAATTGCTTTGCAGGAACGAAACAGGTGGATGGAGCCGTTACCAGGTGGTGCTGAAAGAAGAAAAGGCGCATGGCGTTCAGCCGGTGTTCAGCATTAACACCGCGGACGGCAGTGCGTTGGTGGTGGATGGCGTATTGGTGTTACAGAAAAAATAA
- a CDS encoding histidinol-phosphate transaminase, which yields MTNINRRNLLKSGALLAGGLPLLPSFVSALPATTRAPFKQRFSSLEQEYAAVLGADPENPMKARLLANENPFGPSPAAKKAATDALTLSYQYPFGEIGKLIKNIAAHEGVKENQVLLCSGSTPLLHAAAVYYGKNNGTIVTGDLTYDDLPETAAFFGAKITKVPLTADYKYDLPAMEQKATGAALVYICNPNNPTATTVESSQLMQFCEKVSPKVPVFVDEAYIDYMDDPAAATMIPAVKKGLPVIVARTFSKLYGLAGMRIGYIISTPEIIEKLSGYCIGPMGVSAASAAAANAGYQEKAFMKEALQKTIASRDFLYQVLKSEGYEYIPSSANFVLFPVKMESRRFAGEMMKRGVGVRSWKYRDKEWCRVSIGTMDEMKIFEKAFREIS from the coding sequence ATGACCAACATCAACCGCCGGAACCTGCTGAAGTCAGGGGCGCTCCTCGCCGGAGGACTTCCGCTCCTCCCATCTTTTGTTTCGGCTTTACCCGCCACCACCCGGGCACCTTTCAAACAACGGTTCTCCTCACTGGAACAGGAATATGCGGCTGTACTGGGCGCGGATCCTGAAAACCCCATGAAAGCCAGGCTGCTGGCCAACGAAAATCCTTTCGGTCCTTCCCCCGCCGCGAAAAAAGCCGCCACGGACGCGCTTACCTTATCCTACCAGTATCCGTTTGGAGAGATAGGAAAACTGATCAAAAATATTGCCGCGCATGAAGGCGTTAAAGAAAACCAGGTACTGCTCTGCTCCGGTTCTACGCCATTGCTTCATGCAGCTGCTGTATATTACGGAAAGAATAATGGAACGATTGTAACGGGAGACCTTACTTATGATGACCTCCCCGAAACTGCTGCCTTCTTCGGCGCGAAGATCACCAAAGTGCCGCTCACCGCAGATTACAAGTACGATCTGCCCGCTATGGAACAGAAAGCTACAGGCGCCGCATTGGTGTATATCTGTAATCCCAATAACCCTACGGCTACTACGGTGGAATCCAGCCAACTGATGCAGTTCTGCGAAAAAGTTTCTCCAAAGGTGCCTGTATTTGTAGACGAAGCGTATATCGATTATATGGATGATCCCGCTGCCGCCACCATGATTCCCGCGGTTAAAAAAGGATTGCCCGTAATTGTGGCACGTACTTTCTCTAAACTGTACGGGTTGGCGGGTATGCGCATTGGCTACATCATTTCCACCCCGGAAATTATAGAGAAATTATCCGGTTACTGCATTGGTCCCATGGGCGTTTCAGCAGCATCGGCTGCGGCTGCGAACGCGGGTTACCAGGAAAAAGCGTTCATGAAAGAAGCGTTGCAGAAAACCATTGCTTCCCGTGATTTCCTGTACCAGGTGCTGAAATCTGAAGGCTATGAATACATCCCTTCCTCCGCCAATTTTGTACTGTTCCCCGTTAAAATGGAGAGTCGCCGCTTCGCCGGAGAAATGATGAAACGCGGCGTAGGCGTGCGTTCCTGGAAATACCGCGACAAAGAATGGTGCAGGGTAAGCATCGGAACCATGGACGAAATGAAAATATTTGAGAAAGCGTTCAGAGAAATTTCATGA
- a CDS encoding flavin monoamine oxidase family protein: MKNITRRNFLAVVPALTYPAMMALDMLRAAPIRPMNTEPGAKGKHVLILGGGLCGLTSAYELQKLGYQCTILEASHRAGGRCFSIRNGTVHEEVTNGKQVASFDPGYYYNAGPSRIPHHHEVTMHYCRELGVPLEVYNNINENAYFFSEGKGPLSNKKIRIREIHNDVRGYMNEWLAKAVHEEKLDTGLTKEDTQKIITYLRAEGGLDIDRLYKVSARRGYKVPPGAGNKTGVLDNPHTLQNLLASGLMDPEFYNVAEYTYELQMTLFQAVGGMDKIVEALEKKVAPSLRKNAAVTEITNLEKGVKVRYKEASGEKEIPADYCICTIPLPVLSGISHNFSGNLSRAIDFSSYIQTGKMGLQFKRRFWEEDENIFGGITHTNNELTQLFYPNNDYLGKKGILIGYYHFNERALKAGELSYKEREKLALQKGRLIHPQYDTEFEKSFSVCWHKTKFQLGGWAVYTEQQRNTLYKHLTEPDGNVYLAGEHTTYLNAWMAGAFESARSTVSAIHARVNETNTNNT; this comes from the coding sequence TTGAAAAATATCACCAGGAGGAACTTCCTCGCAGTGGTGCCGGCACTTACCTATCCCGCTATGATGGCGCTGGATATGTTACGGGCTGCTCCCATTCGCCCGATGAACACTGAACCAGGCGCGAAAGGCAAACATGTACTGATACTTGGCGGCGGATTGTGCGGACTCACCTCCGCGTACGAATTACAAAAACTCGGCTACCAGTGCACTATACTGGAAGCTTCGCACCGCGCAGGCGGAAGGTGTTTTTCCATCCGGAACGGCACCGTGCATGAAGAAGTGACCAATGGAAAACAGGTCGCGTCCTTCGATCCCGGGTATTACTACAATGCCGGTCCCTCCAGGATCCCGCACCATCATGAAGTGACCATGCACTATTGCCGTGAACTCGGCGTGCCATTGGAAGTGTACAACAACATCAATGAGAACGCTTACTTTTTCAGTGAAGGCAAAGGCCCGCTTTCCAATAAAAAAATCCGCATCCGCGAAATACACAACGATGTGCGCGGGTATATGAATGAATGGCTCGCGAAAGCCGTGCATGAAGAAAAACTGGACACCGGGCTCACGAAAGAAGATACCCAGAAGATCATCACTTACCTCCGTGCTGAAGGTGGTCTGGATATTGACCGGCTCTACAAGGTTTCCGCCAGAAGAGGATACAAAGTTCCTCCTGGCGCCGGGAACAAAACAGGCGTGTTGGATAATCCGCATACGTTGCAAAACCTGCTCGCTTCGGGCCTGATGGACCCGGAATTTTACAATGTGGCCGAATACACCTACGAATTACAAATGACGCTTTTCCAGGCCGTAGGTGGTATGGATAAAATTGTAGAGGCACTTGAAAAGAAAGTGGCCCCCTCGCTCCGTAAAAATGCCGCCGTTACGGAAATCACTAATCTCGAAAAAGGGGTTAAGGTCCGCTACAAAGAGGCTTCCGGTGAAAAAGAGATTCCCGCCGACTACTGCATCTGTACCATTCCACTGCCGGTACTTTCGGGCATCAGCCATAACTTTTCCGGTAACCTGAGCCGGGCCATCGATTTTTCTTCCTATATCCAAACGGGGAAGATGGGACTACAGTTTAAAAGAAGATTCTGGGAGGAAGACGAAAATATTTTCGGGGGCATCACCCATACCAACAACGAACTCACACAACTTTTCTACCCCAATAACGATTACCTCGGTAAAAAAGGAATACTGATCGGCTATTATCATTTCAATGAAAGAGCGCTGAAGGCCGGGGAACTGAGTTATAAAGAAAGAGAAAAACTCGCGTTGCAAAAAGGCAGGCTGATTCATCCGCAATACGATACGGAATTTGAAAAGAGCTTTTCCGTTTGCTGGCACAAAACAAAGTTTCAGTTGGGCGGATGGGCCGTTTATACCGAACAACAACGCAACACCTTATATAAGCACCTTACGGAGCCGGATGGTAATGTGTACCTCGCCGGAGAACACACCACCTACCTGAACGCCTGGATGGCAGGCGCTTTTGAATCGGCGCGCAGCACCGTTTCGGCTATCCATGCGCGTGTGAACGAAACCAATACTAACAACACATAA
- a CDS encoding LytTR family DNA-binding domain-containing protein, with product MINCIVIEKDVSSSNTLTEHIHLMNDVNLLGWFNTLEDGLAFCKQEKVDLCLIDAEEQSGEDIAWVKQFIPLTAVVLTASSPEHALQAFEAGVVDYMLKPVSFARLFFALEKVRRIYFTSVNPLPAANPGGAATTSGEHLFIKSGNRVVRVRIQDILYVEGLKSYVAFHFKKEKILSLMTMKEAEARLKPYQFLRIHKSYIINLQHINYIEKGMVLLTDAGALPIGETYKNAINESFRI from the coding sequence ATGATCAACTGCATCGTCATAGAAAAGGATGTTTCTTCCTCGAATACGCTTACGGAGCACATTCACCTGATGAATGACGTGAACCTGCTGGGATGGTTCAATACACTCGAAGACGGACTCGCGTTCTGCAAACAGGAAAAAGTGGACCTCTGCCTGATCGACGCGGAAGAACAGTCGGGTGAAGACATTGCCTGGGTAAAACAATTCATCCCACTCACCGCTGTGGTGCTCACTGCCTCTTCCCCCGAACACGCGCTCCAGGCTTTTGAAGCGGGCGTGGTAGACTATATGCTGAAACCCGTTTCCTTCGCAAGGTTATTCTTCGCCCTGGAAAAAGTGCGCCGCATTTATTTTACTTCCGTGAACCCCCTTCCGGCCGCGAATCCGGGTGGTGCCGCCACCACTTCGGGAGAGCATCTGTTCATCAAAAGCGGGAACAGGGTGGTACGCGTGAGGATCCAGGATATTCTTTATGTGGAGGGACTCAAAAGTTATGTGGCCTTCCATTTCAAAAAGGAAAAAATCCTCAGCCTCATGACCATGAAAGAAGCGGAAGCGCGGCTGAAGCCCTACCAGTTCCTGCGTATCCATAAATCTTATATCATCAATCTGCAACATATCAATTATATTGAGAAAGGAATGGTGTTGCTGACCGACGCGGGTGCATTGCCCATCGGCGAAACCTACAAGAACGCCATCAACGAAAGTTTCCGGATCTGA
- a CDS encoding Glu/Leu/Phe/Val dehydrogenase has product MAVQHEYSFFDAVQESFDKAAKFTSWDPGILEQIKQCNSVYRMHFPVKIGDKIEVIKAYRVQHSHHKTPCKGGIRFSTAVNLDEVMALAALMTYKCAIVNVPFGGAKGGISIDPKKYTPFELEKITRRYTSELIKKNFIGPGTDVPAPDYGTGEREMAWILDTYISMRPGEVDALGCVTGKPVTQGGVRGRKEATGLGVFYGIREVCKMPDVMERLGLTVGVKEKRVVVQGLGNVGYHAAKFFREGGAKVIAIAEFEGAIMNLNGLNEEEVFQHRKKTGSILDFPGATNLPVSGEALELECDILIPAALENVINGENAPRVKAKIIGEAANGPLTPEADEEFVKRGILVVPDMYLNAGGVTVSYFEWLKNLSHVRYGRLEKRFTENLNTEILQQIEELTGKRVNETQRQFIMHGPDEVDLVYSGLEETMITATREIMDLWKNNPAIPDMRTAAYVVAINKVGVAYAELGIFP; this is encoded by the coding sequence ATGGCAGTTCAGCACGAGTACAGTTTTTTTGACGCCGTACAGGAAAGTTTCGACAAAGCTGCAAAATTCACCAGTTGGGATCCGGGTATCCTCGAGCAGATCAAACAATGCAACTCCGTTTACCGGATGCACTTCCCCGTTAAGATCGGCGACAAAATCGAAGTGATCAAAGCCTACCGCGTTCAGCACTCCCACCACAAAACACCTTGTAAAGGCGGTATCCGCTTCTCCACCGCGGTAAACCTTGACGAAGTAATGGCCCTGGCCGCCCTTATGACCTACAAATGCGCGATCGTGAACGTCCCCTTCGGCGGAGCCAAAGGCGGTATCAGTATCGATCCTAAAAAATATACACCTTTCGAACTCGAAAAGATCACCAGGAGGTACACTTCCGAACTGATCAAGAAGAACTTCATAGGACCCGGAACCGATGTTCCCGCCCCGGATTACGGTACAGGCGAAAGAGAAATGGCCTGGATACTGGATACCTACATCAGCATGCGTCCCGGTGAAGTGGATGCCCTCGGTTGCGTAACCGGTAAACCCGTAACGCAGGGTGGTGTGCGCGGTCGTAAGGAAGCTACCGGACTGGGGGTTTTCTACGGTATCCGCGAAGTGTGTAAGATGCCTGACGTGATGGAGCGCCTTGGGCTTACGGTTGGTGTAAAAGAGAAGCGCGTAGTAGTGCAGGGACTCGGTAACGTGGGCTACCATGCCGCCAAGTTCTTCCGCGAAGGTGGCGCAAAAGTGATTGCCATCGCGGAATTTGAAGGCGCGATCATGAACCTGAACGGATTGAACGAAGAAGAAGTGTTCCAGCACAGGAAAAAAACCGGTTCCATCCTCGATTTCCCGGGCGCTACCAACCTGCCCGTTTCAGGAGAAGCACTGGAACTTGAATGTGATATCCTCATTCCCGCGGCACTGGAGAACGTGATCAATGGCGAAAACGCACCGCGCGTGAAAGCGAAGATTATCGGGGAAGCCGCCAACGGACCACTTACACCCGAAGCCGACGAAGAATTCGTGAAAAGAGGCATACTGGTTGTACCCGATATGTACCTGAACGCAGGCGGTGTGACGGTTTCTTACTTTGAATGGTTGAAAAACCTCAGCCACGTGCGTTACGGACGGCTTGAAAAACGCTTTACAGAGAACCTGAATACGGAGATACTGCAACAGATTGAGGAACTCACGGGTAAAAGGGTGAATGAAACCCAACGCCAGTTCATCATGCACGGCCCCGATGAAGTGGACCTGGTGTACAGCGGACTGGAAGAAACAATGATCACCGCCACCCGCGAGATCATGGACCTCTGGAAAAACAATCCCGCTATTCCCGATATGCGTACCGCCGCTTACGTGGTGGCCATCAATAAAGTGGGCGTGGCGTATGCCGAACTGGGTATATTCCCATAG
- a CDS encoding CcmD family protein, whose translation MFNALKKILFLLPVLLCSLAMVAQPVTDAVPEMADTMRSNGKIYVVVAVVITILAGVFFYLVRLERKINKLEKEG comes from the coding sequence ATGTTTAACGCCCTGAAAAAAATCCTCTTTTTATTGCCCGTACTGTTGTGTTCCCTCGCCATGGTGGCACAACCCGTAACGGATGCCGTACCCGAAATGGCCGATACCATGCGCAGCAATGGGAAAATATACGTGGTGGTGGCCGTTGTTATCACCATACTTGCCGGCGTTTTTTTCTACCTCGTGCGTTTGGAAAGAAAAATTAATAAATTGGAGAAAGAAGGGTAG
- a CDS encoding cytochrome c biogenesis protein, protein MRRHWWKILSFVLLAATCWTGFLGGVPVKPILNETIRNLYFHVPMWFSMMILFFISIWNAVRYLRNPIPKYDILSVQYAKSGILFGILGLVTGAIWANYTWGAPWSNDPKQIGAAIALLIYFAYLVLRNSMEDPDKKARISAVYNIFAFAMLIPTLWVIPRLLESLHPGGMGNPAFNTKDLDGRMRMIFWPLAVPGWTLLGVWVTMLSIRIKILQEKKLSHV, encoded by the coding sequence ATGCGCCGGCACTGGTGGAAAATCCTCTCTTTTGTACTCCTGGCAGCTACCTGCTGGACCGGATTCCTCGGCGGCGTGCCGGTGAAACCCATTCTCAACGAAACCATCCGGAACCTGTATTTCCACGTTCCCATGTGGTTCAGTATGATGATCCTGTTCTTTATTTCCATCTGGAACGCGGTACGTTACCTCCGCAACCCGATCCCAAAATATGATATCCTGAGCGTGCAGTACGCGAAGTCGGGCATACTGTTCGGTATACTCGGACTGGTTACCGGGGCCATCTGGGCCAACTATACCTGGGGCGCCCCCTGGAGCAACGATCCCAAACAGATTGGCGCGGCCATCGCGCTTCTGATCTATTTCGCCTACCTCGTGCTCCGCAATTCCATGGAAGATCCCGATAAAAAGGCCCGCATCAGCGCGGTATACAACATATTCGCTTTCGCGATGCTCATTCCCACGCTCTGGGTGATCCCGCGTTTGCTGGAAAGTCTGCACCCAGGTGGTATGGGCAATCCCGCGTTCAATACCAAAGACCTGGACGGCAGAATGCGCATGATCTTCTGGCCACTGGCCGTTCCCGGATGGACGCTCCTGGGCGTATGGGTGACCATGCTCAGCATCCGCATCAAAATTTTGCAAGAGAAAAAACTCAGCCATGTTTAA
- a CDS encoding heme exporter protein CcmB — MNSLKHISALFRKDLLLEIRQQYTFYGILLYVASSIFVIYLAMGQPDNVVWNGLFWITQLFICTNAVAKSFLQESRGRMLYFYSIAGARDFILSKLLFNSLLMLVMSFLSLLLFLLLLGNPLEKTLQFVGISLLGGWSLSLVFTFLAAIAAKAQQQAAIMAILGFPLIIPQLLLLMKISNAAFGAIQAGLGQMVLLLCGLDAMVIVLAVILFPFLWKD; from the coding sequence ATCAATTCCCTTAAACACATATCAGCCCTCTTCAGAAAGGATTTGCTCCTTGAAATCCGCCAGCAGTACACCTTTTATGGCATACTGTTGTATGTGGCCTCCAGTATTTTCGTGATCTACCTGGCCATGGGGCAACCCGATAATGTAGTGTGGAACGGGCTTTTCTGGATTACCCAGCTTTTTATCTGCACCAATGCCGTAGCAAAAAGTTTTCTCCAGGAGAGCCGTGGCAGAATGTTGTATTTCTACTCCATCGCGGGGGCGAGGGATTTTATATTGAGCAAACTTCTGTTCAATTCCCTGCTGATGCTCGTGATGAGCTTTCTGAGCTTATTGCTTTTCCTGCTTTTACTGGGAAATCCGTTGGAGAAAACCCTTCAGTTTGTGGGCATCTCCCTGTTGGGCGGCTGGAGCCTGAGCCTGGTATTCACTTTTTTGGCGGCCATCGCGGCGAAAGCGCAGCAGCAGGCGGCCATAATGGCAATTTTAGGCTTTCCGCTCATCATACCACAGTTGTTGCTCCTCATGAAAATTTCCAATGCCGCTTTCGGGGCCATCCAGGCCGGACTGGGGCAGATGGTGCTCCTGCTTTGCGGGTTGGATGCCATGGTAATAGTACTCGCCGTTATTTTATTTCCCTTTCTCTGGAAGGATTAA
- a CDS encoding thymidine kinase yields the protein MFIEPNLNGGRSGWIEVICGSMFSGKTEELIRRLKRVKIANQSVEIFKPSIDTRYHAEHIVSHNENTIASTPIDNSQKILLLAQGVDVIGIDEAQFFDDQLPDVCDKLAASGARVIVAGLDMDFRGRPFGQMPFLLARADYITKLHAICVKCGNMASYSYRKTGEEGQVVLGEKDLYEPRCRSCWEGG from the coding sequence ATGTTTATAGAACCGAACCTGAATGGCGGTCGCAGCGGATGGATAGAAGTGATCTGCGGCTCTATGTTCTCCGGTAAAACGGAAGAACTGATCAGGCGTTTAAAAAGAGTTAAAATTGCCAATCAGTCGGTAGAAATTTTCAAACCTTCCATCGATACACGTTACCATGCGGAGCACATCGTTTCTCACAACGAGAACACGATCGCCTCCACGCCCATAGACAATTCCCAGAAAATATTACTGCTCGCCCAGGGCGTTGACGTGATCGGCATTGATGAGGCCCAGTTCTTCGACGACCAGTTGCCCGATGTATGCGATAAGCTGGCCGCCTCCGGCGCCCGCGTGATTGTTGCCGGGCTGGATATGGATTTCCGTGGCCGCCCCTTTGGACAGATGCCCTTCCTGCTTGCCCGCGCCGATTATATCACCAAATTGCACGCCATTTGTGTGAAATGCGGGAACATGGCGAGTTATTCTTACCGGAAAACCGGGGAAGAAGGGCAGGTGGTGCTGGGCGAGAAAGATTTATATGAGCCGAGGTGCAGGAGTTGCTGGGAAGGAGGGTAG
- a CDS encoding 3-deoxy-D-manno-octulosonic acid transferase: MSLFLYRIFLWLFVLGVRIAALKSPKARLWLAGRKNSRARIKEMGASLKKGSGPVIWMHCASLGEFEQGRPVLEALKQKDPSCRIVLSFFSPSGYEIRKNYELAEHVTYLPMDGPGMAKLWLKEIEPALVIFVKYEFWYFYLTAVKKRNIPLLLVSGQFREDQPFFRWYGDLHRYMLDCFTHLFVQSQESADLLLKNGFKHVSVTGDTRFDRVIAIAEQNGNLPVIEHFCGHHPVLVAGSTWTEDEEELDHYAKIHPEIRFIIAPHEVDQDNISEVETLFPASIRYSELSRLLGIQPHQTAVVPEWTPPANGEVALQEKFEKANTLIIDNIGMLSRLYRYADVTYVGGGFGSNGLHNILEAAVYGKPVLFGPYHEKYPEALGLVDAGGAIPIEHALDAEKKLDVLFGDVSAREKAGAASKDFIYASKGATALIMRYIEEKRLFTN; the protein is encoded by the coding sequence GTGTCTCTCTTTCTGTACAGGATATTTTTGTGGTTGTTTGTACTGGGCGTGCGGATCGCTGCGCTGAAAAGTCCAAAAGCCAGGCTCTGGCTTGCCGGAAGGAAAAACAGTCGTGCGCGGATAAAAGAGATGGGTGCCTCCCTTAAAAAAGGGAGCGGTCCCGTCATCTGGATGCACTGCGCTTCGCTGGGGGAATTTGAACAGGGAAGACCGGTCCTTGAAGCGCTGAAGCAGAAAGATCCCTCCTGCCGCATCGTGCTGAGTTTTTTCTCGCCTTCCGGATACGAGATCAGGAAGAATTATGAACTGGCCGAACACGTTACTTATCTTCCGATGGATGGTCCCGGCATGGCGAAGTTGTGGCTGAAAGAAATTGAACCGGCCCTGGTCATTTTTGTAAAGTATGAGTTCTGGTATTTCTACCTTACCGCGGTAAAGAAACGAAACATCCCCTTGTTGCTGGTTTCCGGGCAATTCAGGGAAGACCAGCCTTTCTTTCGCTGGTATGGTGACCTCCACCGCTACATGCTCGATTGTTTCACCCATCTTTTTGTGCAATCGCAGGAAAGTGCCGATCTGCTCCTGAAGAACGGTTTCAAGCATGTTTCCGTTACCGGAGATACCCGCTTCGACCGGGTAATCGCCATTGCCGAGCAAAACGGTAACCTCCCCGTAATCGAACATTTTTGTGGCCATCATCCGGTATTGGTGGCGGGTAGCACCTGGACCGAAGACGAAGAAGAACTGGACCATTACGCCAAAATACACCCGGAAATCAGGTTCATCATCGCGCCGCACGAAGTGGATCAAGATAATATTTCAGAAGTGGAAACACTTTTCCCGGCCAGCATCCGCTATTCCGAACTCAGCCGCTTACTGGGTATTCAACCACACCAGACCGCTGTGGTACCAGAATGGACACCACCCGCCAACGGCGAAGTTGCTTTGCAAGAAAAGTTTGAAAAAGCGAATACACTGATAATAGATAACATAGGTATGCTATCCCGGTTGTACCGTTATGCTGATGTAACCTATGTGGGTGGCGGATTTGGCAGCAACGGACTGCACAATATCCTGGAAGCGGCGGTATATGGGAAACCAGTGCTTTTTGGTCCTTACCATGAAAAGTACCCGGAAGCATTGGGATTAGTGGATGCCGGCGGCGCTATTCCCATAGAACATGCGCTGGATGCGGAAAAGAAGTTGGATGTACTTTTCGGTGATGTTTCAGCAAGGGAAAAAGCCGGGGCCGCGTCGAAGGATTTTATTTATGCCAGCAAAGGCGCGACCGCGCTGATCATGCGTTACATAGAAGAGAAACGTCTTTTCACCAACTGA
- a CDS encoding DegT/DnrJ/EryC1/StrS aminotransferase family protein, with translation MRPIQMVDLKQQYLKIKDDVDAGIKDVIENTAFIGGKQVQEFTTNLSGYLSVPYVIPCANGTDALQIAMMALDLQPGDEVITPSFTYVATTEVIALLKLKPVFVEVDPKTFCIDPAAIKAAITPRTKAIVPVHLYGQSAPMQEILQLAKEHGLYVIEDNAQAIGAEYTFEDGTSLKTGTMGTIGTTSFFPSKNLGCFGDGGAIFTRDEALANRMRMIANHGQSRRYYHDMVGCNSRLDALQAAVLNVKLTKLDEYTAARQKAASFYDAAFAGHPHIRTPYKAAYSSHVFHQYTIVLEQLENPAEVRNTLNQYLAENQVPSMIYYPVPAHKQKMFEAFGGEAYNLPVTDWLTERVISLPMHTELDEQQLKWITGHVIEFLNKQMTRHTS, from the coding sequence ATGAGGCCGATACAGATGGTTGACCTGAAGCAGCAGTACCTGAAAATCAAGGATGATGTGGACGCGGGCATAAAAGATGTGATTGAAAACACCGCTTTTATCGGGGGAAAACAGGTGCAGGAATTCACAACCAACCTTTCCGGTTACCTCTCGGTCCCCTACGTTATCCCCTGCGCGAATGGAACCGATGCGCTCCAGATCGCTATGATGGCGCTTGACCTTCAGCCGGGTGACGAAGTAATTACGCCTTCTTTTACTTATGTTGCCACTACGGAAGTGATCGCCCTCCTGAAGTTAAAACCCGTCTTCGTAGAAGTTGATCCCAAGACTTTCTGCATTGACCCAGCCGCTATAAAGGCAGCCATTACGCCACGCACGAAAGCAATTGTACCGGTGCACCTGTATGGACAATCAGCGCCTATGCAGGAGATTTTGCAGCTGGCTAAGGAGCATGGCTTATATGTTATAGAAGACAATGCCCAGGCGATTGGGGCAGAATATACTTTTGAAGACGGTACCAGTTTAAAAACCGGCACCATGGGCACCATTGGCACCACTTCTTTCTTCCCCTCCAAAAATCTGGGTTGTTTTGGTGATGGTGGTGCAATTTTCACGCGGGATGAAGCGTTAGCCAACCGCATGCGCATGATCGCCAATCATGGGCAAAGCAGAAGGTATTACCATGATATGGTGGGTTGTAACTCCAGGCTCGATGCGCTCCAGGCTGCCGTGCTGAATGTTAAACTTACGAAACTTGATGAGTACACCGCCGCCAGGCAAAAGGCAGCCTCGTTCTATGATGCGGCTTTTGCAGGGCACCCCCATATCAGGACACCTTATAAGGCCGCATACAGCAGCCATGTGTTCCATCAATACACGATTGTGCTCGAACAACTGGAAAATCCGGCGGAAGTGAGGAATACACTGAACCAGTACCTCGCCGAAAACCAGGTGCCGTCTATGATCTATTATCCAGTGCCGGCGCACAAACAGAAAATGTTTGAGGCTTTCGGAGGTGAGGCATACAATTTGCCTGTGACCGACTGGCTCACGGAAAGGGTGATATCGTTGCCTATGCACACTGAACTGGACGAGCAACAATTGAAATGGATCACCGGACATGTAATTGAATTTCTAAACAAACAAATGACCCGTCATACTTCTTAA